A single genomic interval of Lysobacter avium harbors:
- a CDS encoding histidine triad nucleotide-binding protein: protein MTDETIFGKIIRREIPADIVFEDEHLIAFRDIAPQAPVHVLFVPKTPIPRLDDLTPDQAAVVGRLVIAAADYARREGLAEDGYRVVMNCNDHGGQTVYQIHLHLLAGAPLGRFGVPG, encoded by the coding sequence ATGACTGACGAGACCATCTTCGGCAAGATCATCCGCCGCGAGATACCCGCGGACATCGTCTTCGAGGACGAGCACCTCATCGCGTTCCGTGACATCGCCCCGCAGGCGCCGGTGCACGTGCTGTTCGTGCCCAAGACGCCGATTCCGCGTCTGGACGACCTCACCCCGGATCAGGCGGCGGTGGTCGGTCGGTTGGTCATCGCGGCTGCGGACTACGCGCGGCGGGAAGGCCTGGCCGAGGACGGCTACCGGGTGGTGATGAACTGCAACGACCACGGCGGCCAGACGGTGTATCAGATCCACCTGCACCTGCTGGCCGGCGCGCCGCTGGGGCGTTTTGGCGTGCCGGGCTGA
- a CDS encoding DUF58 domain-containing protein: protein MRKRVYGWALTFTRPRDPEPLPVTFDRRRVYVLPTRFGLFYAVLVATMLLGGLNYNNNPALLLALLLGGTGLASLVAAQLQLSGLAVTAIDAEPVPAGQMMLLHVHAKAVDGRVRRGLQVALDPDYEDPALLDLQPGNGQAQLLIPTSQRGWLELPRLRIATCHPLGLARAWSHVWPQTPMLVYPRPETDGPPLPEGSGEDAKARLHPSGEDPHHLRGYRHGDSRRSIAWKPSARHESLLVREYQQPAGADIVLEWHSLGGLPHETRISRLARWVDEAERDGRRYRLTLPAQPAIGPSQSPGHRHDCLRALALMPDG from the coding sequence ATCCGCAAGCGGGTGTACGGCTGGGCCTTGACCTTCACCAGACCGCGCGATCCCGAACCGCTGCCGGTCACCTTCGACCGGCGTCGGGTCTACGTGCTTCCCACCCGGTTCGGCCTGTTCTATGCCGTCCTCGTCGCGACGATGTTGCTGGGCGGCTTGAACTACAACAACAATCCTGCGCTGCTGCTGGCACTGCTGCTCGGCGGCACCGGCCTGGCGAGCCTGGTCGCCGCGCAGCTGCAGCTCAGCGGACTGGCGGTGACCGCGATCGATGCCGAACCCGTGCCTGCCGGCCAGATGATGCTGCTGCACGTGCATGCGAAGGCCGTTGACGGGCGGGTACGGCGCGGCCTCCAGGTCGCGTTGGATCCGGATTACGAGGACCCGGCTTTGCTGGACCTCCAGCCCGGCAATGGTCAGGCGCAGTTGTTGATCCCGACGTCGCAGCGCGGCTGGCTGGAGCTGCCGCGGCTGCGGATCGCTACCTGCCATCCGCTCGGCCTCGCCCGGGCGTGGTCGCACGTCTGGCCACAGACTCCGATGCTGGTGTACCCGCGCCCGGAGACCGACGGCCCGCCCCTGCCCGAGGGCTCCGGTGAGGACGCCAAGGCGCGTCTACACCCCAGCGGAGAGGATCCCCACCACCTGCGCGGCTACCGCCATGGCGACTCGCGGCGGTCCATCGCGTGGAAGCCATCGGCGCGCCACGAATCCCTGCTGGTGCGCGAATACCAGCAGCCGGCCGGGGCCGATATCGTGCTGGAATGGCACAGCCTTGGCGGCCTGCCGCACGAGACACGGATCAGCCGCCTGGCCCGCTGGGTCGACGAGGCCGAACGCGACGGCCGCCGTTACCGCCTCACGCTGCCTGCGCAGCCCGCCATCGGCCCTTCGCAGAGCCCCGGCCACCGTCACGACTGCCTGCGCGCACTGGCGCTGATGCCCGATGGCTGA
- a CDS encoding 3-deoxy-D-manno-octulosonic acid kinase, producing the protein MTGFDSAEGLTPFREGSGYGAILFDTKRVRQAEPAWFTPTWWQHQARPVESGGRGGAWFVDAPFGQAVLRRYLRGGLVANLSRDRYVWRGAMSTRSFAEFRLSRAMIERGVPVPPPIAAMYRREGLFYRCAILIERLPDVRTLADRAIVAGDGAPWEEAGRLVARAHRAGLDHADLNAHNLMFDSRGRGWVIDLDRGRIVIPATGWRERNLARLKRSLLKVRGNRDVADVERDFERLRRAYDNVWERGY; encoded by the coding sequence ATGACGGGGTTCGACTCTGCCGAAGGATTGACGCCATTCCGCGAAGGCAGCGGCTATGGGGCGATTCTGTTCGACACCAAGCGGGTACGGCAAGCCGAGCCGGCGTGGTTTACTCCGACCTGGTGGCAGCATCAGGCGCGACCGGTGGAAAGCGGCGGCCGCGGCGGCGCGTGGTTCGTGGATGCGCCTTTCGGCCAGGCCGTCCTGCGACGCTACCTGCGCGGCGGGCTGGTGGCCAATCTGAGCCGCGACCGCTATGTCTGGCGCGGCGCCATGAGCACGCGCAGTTTTGCCGAGTTCCGCCTCTCGCGGGCGATGATCGAGCGCGGGGTGCCGGTGCCGCCGCCGATCGCGGCCATGTATCGCCGCGAGGGCCTGTTCTACCGCTGCGCGATCCTGATCGAGCGCCTGCCGGACGTGCGGACGCTGGCGGACCGCGCGATCGTCGCCGGCGATGGTGCGCCGTGGGAGGAAGCGGGCCGGCTGGTCGCGCGAGCGCACCGTGCCGGCCTCGACCACGCCGACCTCAATGCGCACAACCTGATGTTCGATTCGCGTGGCCGCGGCTGGGTGATCGATCTGGACCGCGGCCGCATCGTCATCCCGGCCACGGGCTGGCGCGAGCGCAACCTGGCAAGGCTAAAGCGCTCGCTGCTCAAGGTGCGCGGCAATCGCGACGTGGCCGATGTGGAGCGCGATTTCGAGCGCCTGCGCCGGGCCTATGACAATGTCTGGGAACGGGGCTACTGA
- a CDS encoding MBL fold metallo-hydrolase, with the protein MAWDLRLQGVGNASAVELGSAMATIERHGQPWLTIDCGGEGLTAFLDHYGQAPQALFITHTHLDHVAGFERLFVEAYFNHSLRGRIRLYVPAKLVPLLHQRVGDYPNPLAEGGANFWDAFQVIPVGESFWHQGVRVEVFPVRHHWPDTAFGLRLHGSLVWTGDTRPIPEMLARMADAGELIAHDCALHGNPSHSGIDDLEREYPPQLLERCLLYHYGSAQEGEALEGRGYRIGRQGELVALKPTTAMQVDVA; encoded by the coding sequence GTGGCCTGGGATCTGCGCCTGCAGGGGGTCGGCAACGCCTCGGCGGTCGAGCTGGGCTCGGCCATGGCGACCATCGAGCGCCATGGCCAGCCCTGGCTGACGATCGACTGCGGCGGCGAGGGCCTGACCGCATTCCTGGACCACTACGGGCAAGCGCCGCAGGCGTTGTTCATCACCCACACGCACCTGGACCACGTCGCCGGTTTCGAGCGGCTGTTCGTGGAGGCCTACTTCAACCACTCCCTGCGCGGGCGGATCCGGCTGTACGTGCCGGCCAAACTGGTGCCGTTGCTGCATCAGCGGGTGGGTGATTACCCCAATCCCCTGGCCGAGGGTGGGGCGAACTTCTGGGATGCCTTCCAGGTGATTCCGGTGGGCGAGTCGTTCTGGCACCAGGGCGTGCGTGTGGAGGTCTTTCCCGTCCGCCATCACTGGCCCGATACCGCGTTCGGACTGCGCCTGCATGGAAGCCTGGTGTGGACGGGGGATACGCGGCCGATCCCGGAAATGCTCGCCAGGATGGCCGATGCGGGGGAACTGATCGCCCACGACTGCGCCTTGCACGGCAACCCTTCCCACAGCGGCATCGACGATCTGGAGCGGGAATACCCGCCGCAGCTGCTGGAGCGCTGCCTGCTGTACCACTACGGCAGTGCCCAAGAGGGCGAAGCGCTGGAAGGGCGCGGTTACCGGATTGGCCGGCAGGGAGAGCTGGTGGCGCTGAAGCCGACGACCGCAATGCAGGTCGACGTCGCCTGA
- a CDS encoding glycosyltransferase family 9 protein: MPPAPASICLLRLSALGDVTHVVPLVRTLQAAWPETPLNWIIGKAEQRLLEGLPGVEFIEYDKKSGFAGMRALRRRLNARAGGKFDVLLQMQVAARANLLSAVVPARTRVGYDRARSRDGHGLFVNQRIPARQGMHVLDAIGSFCEPLGLRQEQVRWDLPVPADARDWARAQWETDDVRTLMISPCSSHVLRNWHAERYAAVADHAIERGWRVVLCGGRSELERQTTDAIVQSMRGSALDLVGKDTLKQLPALLERADLLMSPDSGPMHIANAMGTKVLGLHAASNPARSGPYSDRRYCVDRYDDAARRYRGKPAAELRWGTKIEQPGVMDLVTVDDAIAAFERFVSDTAG; the protein is encoded by the coding sequence ATGCCCCCTGCACCCGCTTCGATCTGCCTGCTGCGCCTGTCCGCGCTGGGCGATGTCACCCACGTGGTCCCGCTGGTGCGCACGCTGCAGGCGGCATGGCCGGAAACGCCGCTGAACTGGATCATCGGCAAGGCCGAGCAGCGCCTGCTGGAAGGCCTGCCCGGGGTGGAGTTCATCGAGTACGACAAGAAGTCCGGATTCGCCGGCATGCGTGCGCTGCGCCGGCGGTTGAACGCTCGCGCCGGCGGTAAATTTGACGTGTTGCTGCAGATGCAGGTCGCCGCGCGCGCGAACCTGCTCTCGGCGGTGGTTCCGGCCCGCACCCGGGTCGGCTATGACCGCGCCCGATCACGCGACGGCCATGGTTTGTTCGTCAACCAGCGCATCCCGGCGCGCCAGGGCATGCACGTGCTGGATGCGATCGGCAGTTTCTGCGAGCCGCTGGGCCTGCGCCAGGAGCAGGTCCGCTGGGATCTGCCGGTTCCGGCCGACGCACGCGACTGGGCCCGCGCCCAGTGGGAGACAGACGATGTCCGCACGCTGATGATCTCACCCTGCTCCAGCCACGTCCTGCGCAACTGGCATGCCGAGCGCTACGCAGCCGTCGCCGACCACGCGATCGAGCGCGGCTGGCGGGTGGTCCTGTGCGGCGGCCGCAGCGAGTTGGAGCGGCAGACCACCGACGCCATCGTGCAGTCAATGCGCGGCAGCGCGCTCGACCTGGTCGGCAAGGACACGCTGAAGCAGTTGCCCGCGCTGCTGGAGCGGGCCGACCTGCTGATGAGCCCGGATTCGGGGCCGATGCACATCGCCAACGCGATGGGAACCAAGGTGCTCGGCCTGCATGCGGCCAGCAATCCGGCTCGCAGCGGACCCTACAGCGATCGTCGCTACTGCGTGGACCGCTATGACGACGCCGCGCGCCGCTACCGTGGCAAGCCGGCCGCCGAATTGCGCTGGGGTACCAAGATCGAGCAGCCGGGGGTGATGGACCTCGTGACCGTCGATGATGCGATCGCGGCCTTCGAGCGCTTTGTCAGCGACACGGCCGGCTGA
- a CDS encoding Slp family lipoprotein — MKIRHAMLVLATLLLAACASQPKPLQGDFAQITPHDANSVDRTGALVRWGGRIVKVEPQPNRTCFEMISTRLNVYGRPYWATDDVGGRFIACRDGFYDPALFQTNREVTFTGRIDGYENRRIGEYDYRFPRVAADVIYLWPIQERVDVITRPAPWPWWGYW, encoded by the coding sequence ATGAAGATCCGTCACGCCATGCTCGTCCTCGCGACGCTGCTGCTGGCCGCCTGCGCCAGCCAGCCCAAGCCGCTGCAGGGGGATTTCGCCCAGATCACGCCCCACGATGCCAACAGCGTCGACCGCACCGGCGCCCTGGTGCGTTGGGGTGGCCGTATCGTGAAGGTCGAGCCGCAGCCCAACCGCACCTGCTTCGAGATGATTTCCACCCGCCTGAATGTCTACGGCCGGCCCTACTGGGCGACCGATGACGTCGGTGGCCGGTTCATCGCCTGCCGCGACGGCTTCTACGATCCGGCGCTGTTCCAGACCAACCGCGAGGTGACCTTCACCGGCCGCATCGACGGCTACGAGAACCGGCGCATCGGTGAGTACGATTACCGTTTCCCCCGGGTTGCCGCCGACGTGATCTACCTGTGGCCGATCCAGGAGCGCGTCGACGTCATCACGCGACCGGCGCCGTGGCCGTGGTGGGGCTACTGGTAG
- the recR gene encoding recombination mediator RecR: MSSPLLEQLIEAFRVLPGVGQKSAQRMAYHVLERERAGGQRLADALAAAVERIGNCERCRDFSETPVCPTCSSASRDVHQLCVVESPADRLAIEQATGYRGLYYVLQGRLSPLDGIGPAELGLDRLASRLAEGEVSELIVATNPTVEGEATAHYLGQLARQYKVRPSRPTHGVPLGGELEYVDRGTLSHAFGSRSEMS; the protein is encoded by the coding sequence ATGAGCTCGCCGCTGCTCGAGCAGCTGATCGAGGCGTTCCGGGTGTTGCCCGGCGTGGGTCAGAAGTCGGCCCAGCGGATGGCCTACCACGTGCTCGAGCGCGAGCGCGCCGGGGGCCAGCGACTCGCGGACGCCCTGGCCGCCGCGGTGGAGCGGATCGGCAACTGCGAGCGCTGCCGCGACTTCAGCGAAACCCCGGTGTGCCCGACCTGCTCGAGTGCGAGCCGCGACGTCCACCAGCTGTGCGTGGTCGAGTCCCCCGCCGACCGCCTGGCGATCGAGCAGGCCACCGGTTACCGCGGCCTCTATTACGTGTTGCAGGGCCGGCTCAGCCCGCTGGATGGCATCGGCCCCGCCGAGCTGGGCCTGGACCGGCTGGCATCACGCCTGGCCGAGGGCGAGGTGTCCGAGCTGATCGTGGCGACCAACCCCACGGTGGAAGGCGAGGCCACCGCGCATTACCTGGGCCAGCTGGCACGCCAGTACAAGGTGCGCCCGAGTCGCCCGACCCATGGGGTTCCGCTCGGTGGCGAGCTGGAATATGTCGACCGCGGTACGCTTTCCCATGCTTTTGGCAGTCGCAGCGAGATGTCCTGA
- a CDS encoding DUF6165 family protein — MSEILVPVSFGELLDKIAILSIKSERMTDAAKLENIHKELGALQKTWMEHPAAGKDVVKLRGELKAVNERLWVIEDDIRLKEKAGEFDAEFIRLARSVYFENDERARLKREINLALGSSYVEEKSYQDYRSADPG, encoded by the coding sequence ATGTCCGAAATCCTCGTTCCCGTCTCCTTTGGAGAACTGCTCGACAAGATCGCCATCCTGTCCATCAAGTCCGAGCGCATGACCGACGCGGCCAAGCTGGAGAACATCCACAAGGAACTGGGCGCGCTGCAGAAGACCTGGATGGAGCACCCCGCAGCCGGCAAGGACGTGGTCAAGTTGCGCGGCGAGCTGAAGGCGGTCAACGAGCGGCTCTGGGTGATTGAGGACGATATCCGGCTCAAGGAAAAGGCCGGCGAGTTCGATGCGGAGTTCATCCGCCTCGCCCGCAGCGTCTATTTCGAGAACGATGAGCGTGCCCGCCTCAAGCGCGAGATCAACCTTGCCCTGGGCTCCAGCTATGTCGAGGAAAAGTCCTACCAGGACTACCGCAGCGCCGACCCCGGGTAA
- a CDS encoding AAA family ATPase, with translation MLPEHLRKSLDAAQTQVNRLVLGKSREVRLSFVALLADGHLLIEDLPGLGKTTLAHAMAATLGLDFQRVQFTSDLLPADIVGVSIFDPATRNFEFHPGPVFTQVLLADEINRAPPRTQSALLEAMAEQQVTVDGTTHALPAPFFVIATQNPTDLSGTYPLPDSQLDRFLMRLALGYPGHEAERELLAGRDRRDLIAAVTPVLSRDDVLALRDAVNRVHASEALIDYVQALLARSRSHPGVRVGLSPRAGLALLRAARAYALLLGRDHVRPEDVQALFSAVAAHRLVADAEAGSDAALAKAILHAVAVD, from the coding sequence ATGCTACCTGAGCATCTGCGTAAATCCCTTGACGCCGCACAAACGCAGGTCAACCGCCTGGTGCTGGGCAAGTCGCGCGAGGTGCGCCTGTCCTTCGTCGCCCTGCTCGCCGACGGTCACCTGCTGATCGAGGACCTGCCGGGTCTGGGCAAGACCACCCTCGCCCACGCCATGGCCGCGACCCTGGGGTTGGACTTCCAGCGCGTGCAGTTCACCTCCGACCTGCTGCCGGCGGACATCGTCGGCGTGTCGATTTTCGATCCGGCGACGCGCAACTTCGAGTTCCACCCCGGCCCGGTGTTCACCCAGGTGCTGCTGGCCGACGAGATCAACCGCGCACCGCCGCGCACCCAGAGCGCCCTGCTGGAGGCGATGGCCGAGCAACAGGTGACCGTCGATGGGACCACCCATGCCCTGCCGGCGCCCTTTTTCGTCATCGCGACCCAGAATCCGACCGACCTGTCGGGCACCTATCCACTGCCGGACTCGCAACTGGACCGCTTCCTGATGCGCCTCGCGCTGGGCTATCCCGGCCATGAGGCCGAACGCGAGTTGCTGGCCGGGCGGGATCGCCGGGACCTGATCGCTGCCGTGACGCCGGTCCTGTCGCGCGACGACGTGTTGGCGCTGCGCGACGCGGTCAACCGGGTGCACGCCAGCGAAGCGCTGATCGATTACGTGCAGGCACTGCTGGCCCGCAGCCGCAGCCATCCGGGCGTGCGCGTCGGACTTTCGCCACGGGCCGGCCTGGCCCTGCTGCGTGCGGCCAGGGCGTACGCGCTCCTGCTGGGCCGCGACCATGTGCGACCCGAGGACGTCCAAGCCCTTTTTTCCGCAGTCGCGGCGCACCGGCTGGTCGCCGACGCCGAGGCCGGCAGTGACGCGGCGCTGGCCAAGGCGATCCTGCACGCCGTCGCGGTGGACTGA
- the dnaX gene encoding DNA polymerase III subunit gamma/tau: MSYLVLARKWRPKRFAELVGQEHVVRALTNALDSGRVHHAFLFSGTRGVGKTTIARIFAKSLNCEQGTSADPCGECNSCRDIDAGRFIDLLEIDAASNTGVDDVRDLIDNAQYMPSRGRVKVYLIDEVHMLSKSAFNALLKTLEEPPGHVKFLLATTDPQKLPVTVLSRCLQFNLKRLDEEQIGGQVEKILQAEGIAVEPGAVRQISRAADGSLRDGLSLLDQAIAYTGGQLTDAAVATMLGTVDQTRVGALLDALASGDGAALMAEVAALAEFSPDWAGVLEALSDALHRIQVRQLVPGASIEVDGVAIDTLAAKVPAELVQLWYQMAINGRRDLSLAPSQRAGFEMSVLRMLAFRPSGPESARSGPASGGTGVTAGGIAGAGSASGPASASASAPESLLPATPRPAPTPTRARPPADTGIADMPAEARPETTKAAGRSPESYHHDEREQAPFFSLEDESEAVAVATTAPEPTASVSEPHPAPHAASDEVPAGAVIADADAWHAWVVASPLKGPARVLAEHVGFIACEGRVVRLGLSPQDELLNKPVLVAQIVKALATSLGGDPEIRFEASTVGGVSLRERNDKARDARRSAAVDSFMSDPQVRALIAGGATVVADSIRPRGDA, from the coding sequence ATGTCCTATCTCGTCCTCGCCCGCAAGTGGCGACCCAAGCGCTTCGCCGAACTGGTCGGGCAGGAGCACGTGGTCCGCGCCCTGACCAACGCGCTCGACAGCGGCCGGGTGCATCACGCGTTCCTGTTTTCCGGCACCCGCGGCGTGGGCAAGACCACGATCGCGCGGATCTTCGCCAAGTCGCTCAACTGCGAGCAGGGCACGTCGGCCGATCCCTGCGGTGAGTGCAATTCGTGCCGCGACATCGACGCGGGCCGGTTCATCGACCTGCTGGAAATCGACGCCGCGTCCAACACCGGCGTGGATGATGTGCGCGATTTGATCGACAACGCGCAGTACATGCCCTCGCGCGGCCGGGTGAAGGTCTACCTGATCGACGAAGTGCACATGCTCTCGAAGTCGGCGTTCAACGCGCTGCTGAAAACGCTGGAGGAGCCGCCCGGTCACGTGAAGTTCCTGCTCGCCACCACCGACCCGCAGAAGCTGCCGGTAACGGTGCTGTCGCGCTGCCTGCAGTTCAACCTCAAGCGCCTGGACGAGGAGCAGATCGGCGGCCAGGTGGAGAAGATCCTCCAGGCCGAGGGCATCGCGGTCGAACCCGGCGCGGTGCGCCAGATCAGCCGCGCGGCCGACGGCAGCCTGCGCGACGGCCTGTCGCTGCTGGACCAGGCGATCGCCTACACCGGTGGCCAGCTCACCGACGCGGCGGTCGCCACGATGCTGGGTACGGTCGACCAGACCCGAGTGGGCGCGTTGCTGGACGCGTTGGCGTCCGGTGATGGCGCCGCGCTGATGGCGGAGGTCGCCGCGCTGGCGGAGTTCTCGCCCGACTGGGCCGGCGTTCTGGAAGCGCTGAGCGATGCCCTGCACCGCATCCAGGTGCGCCAGCTGGTGCCCGGGGCAAGCATCGAGGTCGACGGCGTGGCCATCGATACCTTGGCCGCGAAGGTGCCTGCCGAGCTGGTCCAGCTGTGGTACCAGATGGCGATCAATGGCCGTCGCGACCTCTCGCTGGCGCCCAGCCAGCGCGCCGGCTTCGAGATGAGCGTGCTGCGCATGCTGGCGTTCCGTCCCTCGGGGCCGGAGTCGGCCCGCAGTGGTCCGGCGAGTGGCGGCACTGGTGTGACCGCGGGCGGCATTGCCGGAGCCGGTTCCGCATCGGGGCCTGCCTCAGCCTCGGCCTCCGCGCCCGAGTCGCTGCTGCCGGCCACACCCCGTCCTGCGCCAACGCCAACGCGTGCGCGCCCTCCCGCTGATACGGGCATTGCCGATATGCCTGCCGAAGCGCGCCCCGAAACCACGAAAGCCGCCGGACGGAGCCCGGAGTCCTACCACCACGACGAGCGCGAGCAAGCCCCGTTCTTCAGCCTGGAGGACGAGTCGGAGGCCGTCGCCGTTGCGACGACTGCGCCCGAGCCGACAGCATCGGTCAGCGAGCCACACCCAGCCCCGCACGCTGCATCCGATGAAGTGCCTGCAGGAGCCGTCATCGCCGATGCCGACGCCTGGCACGCCTGGGTGGTGGCCAGTCCGCTGAAGGGACCGGCGCGCGTGCTCGCCGAGCACGTGGGTTTCATCGCCTGCGAGGGGCGCGTGGTGCGCCTGGGTCTGTCGCCGCAAGACGAGCTGCTCAACAAGCCCGTTCTGGTGGCGCAGATCGTCAAGGCGCTGGCCACCTCCCTGGGAGGCGATCCGGAAATCCGCTTCGAAGCGAGCACCGTTGGCGGCGTGTCACTGCGCGAGCGCAACGACAAGGCCCGCGATGCGCGCAGGAGTGCCGCCGTGGACAGCTTCATGTCCGATCCGCAGGTGCGTGCGCTGATCGCCGGCGGCGCCACGGTGGTGGCCGATTCGATCCGGCCCCGCGGCGACGCCTGA
- a CDS encoding YbaB/EbfC family nucleoid-associated protein, giving the protein MRGNIAQLMQQAQKMQEEMQRAQEELANIEVIGNAGGGMVSVTLTGRMECRKVRIDPQALSDPEMAEDLIAAAINDAVNKVNAASQERMGSATAGMQLPPGMKLPF; this is encoded by the coding sequence ATGCGTGGAAATATTGCCCAACTGATGCAGCAAGCGCAGAAGATGCAGGAAGAAATGCAGCGCGCGCAGGAAGAGCTGGCCAACATCGAGGTCATCGGTAACGCCGGTGGTGGCATGGTCAGCGTGACCCTGACCGGCCGCATGGAGTGCCGCAAGGTGCGCATCGACCCGCAGGCCCTGTCCGATCCGGAGATGGCCGAGGACCTGATCGCCGCGGCGATCAACGACGCCGTCAACAAGGTCAATGCGGCGTCGCAGGAGCGCATGGGTTCGGCGACCGCCGGCATGCAGCTGCCGCCGGGCATGAAGCTGCCGTTCTGA
- a CDS encoding transglutaminase TgpA family protein, translated as MAERKPVVALDPHSRRWTMAAAAACVLPLLLQLPSPLGLLIGGSAVAVAALSWRKPLHALVRLLLTLALLAAVIALSGSHFGRDTGCAILAAMLAMKPAETRGVRDARSLLGFALFAPFATFLLDQGPLSLLLGLAGVALALMALLRLTDIESGIRDATKTRARFGAVTRLVLLGLPLALAAFWLFPRLATPLWGVPERTLARTGLSDEMSPGDWIDLMADDTPALRVRFFGTTPPTSQMYWRGPVLSDFDGRTWTRSRRSTGLPPAAVTRANVLWDYQVEIEPTERRQMVALELPIEAPGDSRLGHDHELFSPLPLSSLTRWRMQSSPPETFEADLAGPLQQASLALPAGSNPRTQALAARWRSDAGDDDAAIVRRAMQWIRSEFAYTLSTPLAGRHAADEFLFDQQEGFCEHFSSAFVILMRAAGIPARVVTGYVGGYRNPIGDYWLVRRSDAHAWAEVWLEGRGWVRVDPTAAVAPERIYDTLDDRRPGADSLLGRMLGGDASRLFNATDWLRQSWNQLVLGFDAERQSRMLRPLGIERLDGVRLGLLFGLAAVSALLWMAWLSRRAERQRDPVLRAWHALERRYRRIGLGREPDEPATMWAKRVAQADMGSADDLLRLSQRFSSWRYAGRDDDSARASRQLILSLRRHRPSPPHAASPGNGEHR; from the coding sequence ATGGCTGAGCGCAAACCCGTTGTGGCGCTTGATCCGCACAGCCGACGCTGGACCATGGCAGCTGCCGCGGCCTGCGTATTGCCGCTGCTGCTGCAATTGCCGTCGCCGCTGGGCCTGCTGATCGGTGGCAGTGCGGTCGCCGTCGCCGCGCTCTCGTGGCGCAAGCCGCTGCACGCCCTGGTGCGCCTGCTGCTCACCTTGGCCCTGCTGGCCGCCGTCATCGCGCTGTCGGGCTCGCATTTCGGCCGCGATACCGGGTGCGCGATCCTCGCCGCGATGCTGGCGATGAAGCCGGCCGAAACCCGGGGGGTCCGCGACGCGCGAAGCCTGCTCGGCTTCGCCCTGTTCGCTCCATTCGCCACCTTCCTCCTCGACCAGGGGCCGTTGAGCCTGTTGTTGGGACTGGCGGGCGTTGCCTTGGCCCTGATGGCGCTGCTGCGCCTGACCGACATCGAGTCCGGTATCCGTGACGCCACCAAGACCCGCGCTCGTTTCGGCGCGGTGACTAGACTGGTGTTGCTGGGTTTGCCGCTGGCTTTGGCCGCATTCTGGCTGTTCCCGCGGCTTGCGACCCCGCTGTGGGGCGTTCCGGAGCGCACGCTGGCACGAACCGGCCTGTCCGACGAGATGTCCCCGGGCGACTGGATCGACCTGATGGCCGACGACACCCCGGCACTGCGGGTGCGATTTTTCGGCACCACCCCGCCCACCTCGCAGATGTACTGGCGCGGACCGGTCCTGTCCGACTTCGACGGCCGCACGTGGACCCGCAGCCGGCGGTCCACCGGACTGCCCCCGGCCGCCGTGACCCGCGCCAACGTCCTGTGGGACTACCAGGTCGAAATCGAGCCGACCGAGCGCCGCCAGATGGTCGCGCTTGAACTCCCCATCGAGGCACCCGGCGATAGCCGGCTGGGCCATGACCATGAGCTGTTCTCCCCGCTCCCGCTGAGTTCGCTGACGCGCTGGCGGATGCAGTCGTCCCCGCCAGAGACCTTCGAGGCGGATCTTGCCGGCCCGCTGCAGCAGGCGTCGCTTGCGCTGCCGGCGGGTTCCAACCCGCGCACCCAGGCGCTCGCTGCGCGCTGGCGCAGCGACGCTGGCGATGACGACGCGGCGATTGTCCGCCGCGCCATGCAGTGGATCCGGAGCGAATTCGCCTACACCCTGAGCACGCCGCTGGCCGGGCGCCACGCCGCCGACGAGTTCCTGTTCGACCAGCAGGAAGGTTTCTGCGAGCACTTCAGCTCGGCCTTCGTGATCCTGATGCGGGCCGCGGGCATTCCCGCGCGCGTGGTCACCGGCTATGTCGGCGGCTACCGCAACCCGATCGGCGACTACTGGCTGGTGCGGCGCTCCGATGCGCACGCCTGGGCCGAGGTCTGGCTCGAAGGCCGCGGCTGGGTCCGGGTCGACCCGACCGCCGCGGTCGCGCCCGAGCGCATCTACGACACGCTGGATGACCGCCGCCCGGGGGCCGACAGCCTGCTCGGACGCATGCTGGGCGGGGACGCCAGCCGCCTGTTCAACGCCACCGACTGGCTGCGGCAAAGCTGGAACCAGCTGGTGCTGGGCTTCGATGCCGAGCGCCAGTCGCGAATGCTGCGGCCGCTGGGGATCGAGCGCCTGGATGGCGTCCGCCTGGGTTTGCTGTTCGGTCTGGCGGCCGTGTCGGCGCTGCTGTGGATGGCATGGCTGTCGCGGCGGGCGGAACGCCAGCGCGACCCGGTGCTGCGCGCGTGGCACGCACTGGAACGGCGTTACCGCCGCATCGGCCTGGGACGCGAACCCGATGAGCCGGCAACGATGTGGGCGAAGCGGGTTGCCCAAGCAGACATGGGATCGGCAGACGACCTCCTTCGGCTCAGCCAGCGTTTCAGCAGTTGGCGCTACGCTGGACGTGACGACGACAGCGCACGGGCGTCGCGGCAGTTGATACTGTCCCTGCGTCGCCACCGGCCGTCACCGCCCCATGCCGCTTCACCCGGAAACGGAGAACACCGATGA